The genomic DNA TCCTAGGGGCCCGCCCACCGGCCACCGCCCTGCTCTCTTGCGCCTGGCACGCCGCTCGCGGCTACTCCAGCGTGAACCCGATCTTCACCGTCACCTGCCAGTGCGCGACCTTGCCGTCCACCACGTGGCCACGCGTCTCGGTGACAGTGAACCATTGGATGTTGCGGACCGTCTCGTGCGCCTTGGTGATGGCCGTCTGCACGGCATCCTCGATGCCGATCGGCGAAGAGCCGGTCAGCTCGAGCGACTTGTAAACGTGATTCGACATGTCTTTTGCTCCTTGAATTGGTGCGCCGCAGCTGCTCTTCGTGCGGATCGGCCGCACGGCACACATGTTGACCCCTCGGCTCGCTTGTTGGAAGTGCCGGGCGACGGGTTTTTCGCGCCGCGCGAGTGCGGTGTGGAGCAGGCACGGTCTTTGCATGACCGAAAGTTCACGGTGTAACGAAGCACTGTTTTGGTGAGGTTTCCGCGGTCCTGCGGAGCCCGGAGCGTGAAGAGCGCCCAGCACCCCCGCCCGCGCTTCCGCAGGCATTCCTACCCCCTAACCCCGCCGAACAACGCGGCCCCGCAAGGGCTGCGCTTCGGCATTTGCATTGTTGTTTCGAATCAGCTGATTCCCCGAAAGGCCCACCCATGATGAAGAAACTCAAGCTCGTGATGGTCGGCAACGGCATGGCCGGCGTGCGCACGCTGGAGGAGCTCCTGAAGCTCGCGCCCGACCTGTACGACATCACCGTCTTCGGTGCCGAGCCGCACCCCAACTACAACCGCATCCTCTTGTCGCCCGTGCTCGCGGGCGAGCAGACCGTCGACGAGATCGTGCTCAACAGCTGGGAGTGGTACGCCGAGAACCACATCACCCTGCACGCCGGCAAGAAGGTGGTCGAGGTCGACCGCGTCAAGCGCATCGTGCGCGCCGAAGATGGCACCGAAGCCCCCTACGACCGCCTCCTGATGTGCACCGGCTCCAACCCCTTCATGCTGCCCGTGCCCGGCCGCGACCTGAAGGGCGTCATCGCCTACCGCGACATCGCCGACACCGACTACATGATCGAGACCGCCAAGACCCACAAGAGCGCCGTCGTCATCGGCGGCGGCCTGCTCGGGCTGGAGGCGGCCAACGGCCTGATGCTGCGCGGCATGGACGTCACCGTGGTGCACGTCATGCCCTGGCTCATGGAGCGCCAGCTCGACGACGTCGCCGGCAAGCTCCTGCAGAAGTCGCTCGAAGACCGCGGCCTGAAGTTCCTCATCGGCGCCCAGACCCAGGAGCTGGTGGGCAACGACCAGGGCCGCGTGGCCGCCATCCGCTTCAAGGACGGCACCGAAGTGCCCGCCGACCTGGTCGTCATGGCTGTCGGCATCCGCCCCAACACCGAGCTGGCCGAGCAGATGCGCCTGCACTGCAACCGCGGCATCGTCGTCACCGACACCATGCAGACCGTGACCGATGCGCGCATCTACTCGGTGGGCGAATGCGCGGCCCACCGCGGCATCGCCTACGGCCTGGTCGCCCCCCTGTTCGAGCAGGCCAAGGTCGCGGCCAACCACCTGGCCCAGTTCGGCATCGGGCGCTACCTGGGCTCGCTCACCTCCACCAAGCTCAAGGTCACCGGCATCGACCTCTTCTCCGCCGGCGAGTTCATGGGCGGCGAGGGCACCGAGGAGATCGTCATGAGCGACCCCTTCGGCGGGGTCTACAAGAAACTCGTCATCAAGGACGACAAGCTGGTGGGCGCCTGCCTGTACGGCGACACGGTGGACGGCAGCTGGTACTTCAAGCTGCTGCGCGACGGGCGCAGCGTGCACGACATCCGCGACAAGCTGATGTTCGGCGAGTCCAACATCGGCGACACCGGCCACGAGGGCCACAGCAAGGCCGCCAGCATGCCCGACGACGCCGAGGTGTGCGGCTGCAACGGCGTGACCAAGGGCACCATCTGCAAGGCCATCAAGGACAAGGGCCTGTTCACCCTGGACGAGGTCAAGAAGCACACCAAGGCCAGCGCCAGCTGCGGCTCGTGCACCGGGCTGGTCGAGCAGATCCTGATGTTCACCGCCGGCGGCGACTACTCGGCCACGCCGAAGAAGAAGGCGGTGTGCGGCTGCACCGACGCGAACCACCAGGACGTGCGCGACGCCATCCGCCGGGAACACTACCTGACGCACGACGAGGTCTACCGCAACCTGGGCTGGCGCACGCCCAACGGCTGCGCCACCTGCCGCCCGGCCATCAACTACTACCTGATCAGCACCTGGCCCAAGGAGGCCAGGGACGATCCGCAGAGCCGCTTCATCAACGAGCGCAGCCACGCCAACATCCAGAAGGACGGCACCTATTCCGTCATTCCCCGGATGTGGGGCGGCCACACCACGCCCGACGAGCTGCGGCGCATCGCGGACGCGGCCGACAAGTACAAGATCCCGACCGTCAAGGTCACGGGCGGCCAGCGCATCGACCTCCTGGGGGTGAAGAAGGAGGACCTGGAGGGCGTGTGGAAGGACATCGGCATGCCCTCGGGCTTTGCCTATGCCAAGAGCCTGCGCACGGTGAAGACCTGCGTGGGCAGCGAGTGGTGCCGCTTCGGCACGCAGGACTCCACCCAGATGGGCAAGGACCTGGAGCGCGCGCTGTGGGCGATGTATTCGCCGCACAAGGTGAAGCTGGCGGTCTCGGGGTGCCCCCGCAACTGCGCCGAGGCCGGGATCAAGGACGTGGGGGTGATCGGGGTGGATTCGGGCTGGGAGCTGTACGTGGGCGGCAACGGCGGGATCAAGACCGAGGTGGCGCAGTTCCTGGTGAAGGTGAAGACGGCGGCCGAGGTGATGGAGTATTCGGGCGCCTTCCTGCAGCTGTACCGCGAGGAAGGCTGGTACCTGGAGCGCACGGTGCACTACATCGGGCGGGTGGGGCTGGACTATGTGAAGAAGAAGATCCTCGAAGACGAAGCTGGCCGCAAGGCGCTGTGGGAGCGGCTGCAGTTCGCGCTGGATGGGGAGCCCGATCCGTGGTTCGAATCGAGCCAGGCGCAGGTGGATGTGCGGCAGTTCACGCCGGTGGCGGTGGTGCACGAAGCAACGCAGGCGGCCTGAACGGCAAGGAGAAAACAACTCATGAGCAACAACAGCAACAGCAACGAATGGCAGGTGATCTGCCGCGTCGAGGACATCCCGGTGCTGGGCGCGCGCCGCGTGGCGCGGCCGGTGGGCGTGGATGTGGCGGTGTTCCGCAACGCCGAGGACCAGGTGTTCGCGCTGCTCGACCGCTGCCCGCACAAGGGCGGCCCCTTGAGCCAGGGCATCGTGTTCGGCACCAGCGTGGCCTGCCCGCTGCACAACTGGGCCATCGGGCTGCAGGACGGCTGCGCCCAATCGCCCGACGAAGGGTGCACGCCGCGGTTTGCGGTGAAGGTGGCCGAAGGCGTGGTGCATCTGGACTCGAAAGAACTCGCGACGCATGCCGTCGAACTGGAGCGCCCCGTTGCAGGGCCCGCGAACCGCGCCCGCCTGTCCGAAGACACGGCCGCCTGAACCGCCGAGCCACCATGAGCCTCACTCTGACTTCCTCGACGCCTGCGACGCATGTCCGGGCGCCCATGGCGCTCGGCCGCTGCACCCTCGTCGGTGCCGGCCCCGGCGATCCCGAACTGCTCACGCTGAAGGCGCTCAGGGCCATCCAGTCGGCCACCGTGCTGCTCGTCGACGACCTGGTCAGCGACGACATCGTCGCCATGGCGGCGCCCGGCGCGCGCGTGATCCAGGTCGGCAAGCGCGGCGGCTGCAAGAGCACGCCGCAAAGTTTCATCGAGCGGCTGATGATCATGGCGGTTCGCGAAGGCGAGCAGGTGGTCCGGCTCAAGGGCGGCGACCCTTTCATCTTCGGACGCGGCGGTGAAGAGGTCGAGCACCTCGCGCAGGCCGGCATCCATGTGGAAGTGGTGAACGGCATCACGGCCGGACTGGCCGGGCTCACTTCGCTCGGCGTGCCGCTCACGCACCGTGCGCATGCGCAGGGCGTGGTGTTCATCACCGGCCACGCCAAGCCCGGATCACCGGGGCCCGACTGGCGCACGCTGGCCGCCACGGCCCATTCGGCGCGCCTCACGCTGGTCATCTACATGGGCGTATCGAGCGCAGGCTCGATCCAGGACGAACTGCTGAGCGGACTGCCGCCGGCCACGCCGATCGTGGTGGTGCAGAACGCCAGCCTGCCTTTGCAGCGGCACGCCGTCGGCACGCTGGCGACGCTGCAGCGCACGATTGCCGACAACGGCCTTGGCAGCCCTTCGATCATCGTGGTCGGCGATGTGCTGCAAGGGCTCGCGGCCGCAACTCGCGCGGCGCAGCCCGCGCTGGAGAAGGCCGCCTGAGGCGCAGCCCCCTTCCCTTTTTTTCGTTCAGCCTCCCACTCTTCAATCCCAAAGAAAAAAGCCATGGCCTATCTGCAGCCTTCCGAATTCGTCACCAAGATGGTGGACGCTGGTGAATCCAAGATCTTCATGTCCACGCGCGACACGCTCATCCGCGCCTTCATGGCAGGCGCGATCCTCGCGCTGGCGGCGGTGTTTGCCGTCACCATCAACGTGCAGACCGGCTATTCGATCATCGGCGCGATCCTGTTTCCCGTCGGCTTCTGCATCCTCTACCTGCTCGGCTTCGACCTCCTGACCGGCGTGTTCGTGCTGACGCCGCTCGCGCTGATCGACAAGCGGCCGGGCGTGACCATCGGCGGCGTGCTGCGCAACTGGGGCCTGGTGTTCGTCGGCAATTTCCTCGGCGCCTTCACCGTGGCCGTGCTGATGGCCATCGTCTTCACCTTCGGCTTCACGAGCCCGCCCGACAAGGTCGGCCAGGTGATTGCCACGATCGGCGAGGCGCGCACGCTCGGCTACTCCGCCCATGGCGCTGCGGGCATGCTGACACTCTTCGTGCGCGGCATGCTGTGCAACTGGATGGTGTCCACCGGCGTGGTGGGTGCGATGATCTCCACTTCGGTGAGCGGCAAGGTGCTGGCCATGTGGATGCCGATCATGGTGTTCTTCTTCATGGTGTTCGAGCACTCGGTCGTCAACATGTTCCTCTTTCCGTCGGCGCTGCTCATGGGCGGCAATTTTTCGATCATGGACTACATCATCTGGAACGAGATCCCGACCGTGCTGGGCAACCTCGTCGGCGGCCTGTCGTTCACCGGCCTGACGCTGTACGCCACGCACGTGCGCACGGCGCCCAAGCGCGTCGTGCGCTGAATCTGCGCGCCGCCGCCGCGTGACGATGCGCCCCGGCCTCGCAGTCTCCATCGGCCAGCACTCCGACAAGGGACGCAAGGAAGCCAACCAGGACTTCCACGGCGCCGCCCTGCCGGAGGCGCCGGGCCGCAGCGCCAAGGGTGTGGCCGTTGCGATTGCCGACGGCATCAGCAGCAGCGACGTGAGCCATGTGGCCAGCGAGTCGGCGGTCAGGAGCTTCCTGACGGATTACTACTGCACCTCCGATGCCTGGAGCGTGAGCCGCTCGGCGCAACGCGTACTCACGGCGGCCAACGCCTGGCTGCACGCGCAGACCCAGAACAGCAGCGGCCGCTTCGACAAGGACCGCGGCTACGTCTGCACCTTCAGCGCGCTGGTCATCAAGTCGACCACGGCGCACGTCTTCCACGTGGGCGACACGCGCGTCTGCCGCTGGCATGCGGAGGCGCTCGAGCAGCTGACCGAAGACCACCGCGTCTCGGTGGCCGGCGGGCACAGCTACCTGAGCCGGGCGCTGGGCGTGGGCCCGCATGTGGAGATCGACTACCAGGCGCTCGCCATCGAGAAAGGCGACGTCTTCCTGCTGACCTCCGACGGCGTCCATGAGCACGTGGATGCGGCGGTCATCAGGGCCGCGCTGGAGGCGCACCCCGGCGACCTGGACGCCGCGGCAAGACGCATCGCCGAGGAAGCGTACCGGCGCGGCAGCCCCGACAACCTGACGGTGCAGATCGTGCGCGTCGACGCCCTGCCCGACGGCGACATCAACGAACTGCAGGCGCAGCGCGCGGCACTGCGCCTGCCGCCGATGCTCGAAGCGCGCATGCAGTTCGACGGCTACACCATCGTGCGCGACCTGCACCGCAGCAGCCGCAGCCACATCTACCTGGCGGTGGATGACGACACGGGCCGCAGCGTCGTGCTCAAGACGCCATCGGTCGACCTGCAGAACGACGAGGCGCACCTCGACCGCTTCCTGCTCGAGGAATGGGTGGCCCGCCGCATCGACAGCGCGCACGTGCTCAAGCCGCATGTCCCCGAGCGCAAGCGCAACTACCTCTACGTGGCGATGGAGTTCGTCGACGGGCAGACACTCGCGCAATGGATGATCGACAACCCGCGGCCGAGCCTGGAGTCGGTGCGTGGCATCGTGGAGCAGCTGGCCCGGGGGCTGCAGGCCTTCCATCGCATGGAGATGCTGCACCAGGACCTGCGGCCCGAGAACATCATGATCGACCGCACGGGCACGGTGCGGATCATCGACTTCGGCTCGGCCTGGGTGGCGGGCCTGGGCGACAGCACGCTGGCCGATCCGGCCCAGGTGCTGGGCACGGTGCAGTACACGGCGCCCGAATACTTCGTCGGCGATGGCGGCTCGCCTCGGTCCGACCTGTTCTCGCTGGCCGTGATCGTCTACCAGATGCTGACCGGCCGCTTGCCCTACGGCGCGCAGGTGGCGCGCATCCGCACGCGCGCGGACCAGCGCAACCTGCAATACCGCTCGGCGCTCGATGCGCAGCGAGCCATCCCGGCATGGATCGACGAAGTGCTGCGAAAGGCCCTGCACCCCAATCCGCTCAAGCGCCATGAAGCGCTGTCGGAATTCGTCGAGGACCTGCGCCAGCCGCCCCCCGATTTCCTGAACCGGCGCGGCACGCCGCTGCTCGACAAGAACCCGGTGGTCTTCTGGAAATGCGCCACCCTGCTGCTGGGCATGGCGGTGGTGGTGCTGCTCGGCGTGATCAGCCTGCGCAGCTGAGGGAGCGACAGCCGCCCCCTCGGGCCGCTCACCACTTCATCCGCACGCCCAGCGACGCGTTGACCGAGCTCTTCACCTTCGCATCGCCGCCCGAGGACCACAGCTTGCCCACTTCGCCGTACAGGCTGGTGGTGCTGCCCAGCGCCAGCGTGAAGCCGCCGGCCAGCTCGGTGCTGGTGCCGCCCGTGGACGCCACGATGTCGGTGCGCGTGGCGCCGTTCACGAAGCGCGCCACGTCTGCACCGCTCGAGCTCCTGTAGACGTTGAAGCGGCCGTACGGCTGCAGCGTGCCCAGGCCGGTGCCGAACTCGCCCTTCACGCGCAGGCCCGCGCGCGCGATCCAGCCGCTGTCCGCCTCGGGCTGGACCACCGCGCCGACGATCGCCGAGTTGTTCAGGTCCAGGTGCTGGTGGATCAATTGCAGCTGCGGCTCCACGCTCCAGCCGCTCGCCCCGAGCGCGAAGGCCTGGCCCACTTCGACGGACCCCAGCAGGCTGTGGCCCTTGCCCTCGACGCCGCCGCCGAGGTTCGGCTGCACCGTGTAGCGGTGGCGCCCCGACTGCACCACGGCATCGGCATAGAAGCCGCTGTCGCCGCTGTAGGTGCCATAGATGCCCATGTACTGGCTGCGCAGGTCGTTGCGGCCCACGCGCAGGTTCTGCAGGCCGCTGGCAAAGCCGCTCACCTTGGCATCGCCGTCGAGCTGGCCCACGTAGAGGCCGGCGCGCCAGTTGGGCGTGGCCAGCAGGTCGGTGCCGGCCTGCACGCCGGTCAGGCGTCCCTTGCTGGTGGGCGAGACGGTGCCGCCCTGCTGGATGTCGATGTCGGTGGAGAGCACGCGGGCCCAGGCGCGGCGGCCGGATCCGCCGGCCGGCATGGCGGCCGTGCCTTTCACGTCGTCGTCGCCCACGCGCTTGCGCAGGTCGCCCAGCATCGCGAGGCTGCCCTGGCGCAGCTGGCTCGGCAGCGCGGCATAGAGCGAGGCCTCGGCGCGGTAGGTGGGAACGACCACGGGTGGCGTGGCCGGAGGCGTCACGGGAGTCACGGGAGTCACGGGAGTCACGGGATCGACTGGCGGGACCACGTTCGTGGTCGAGCGCAGGTACCAGTTCTCCCCTGCCCCGTTCGCGTCGGCGGCATGCAGGCGGTACTCGTAGGCGCCCGCATCCACATGGCTGCCCGCGAGCGAGAAGGCGCTCTTCGTGGTCTGTGCGGTGGTGGTGGCGCCGTTGCGTGCGCTGATCACCTCGATGCCGTTGCCGCTGGTGAGCGCCCCCAGTCCGCTCAAGTTGACGATCTGCACCGTGGTGCTGCCGCTGGCGATGGCGGTGGACCCATCGAGTACCAGCCGGTCGCTCGCGCTGCCATCGGCGCCCAGCGCGGTGCCCAGGCGCAGCACGCCGTTGTTGCCGGCGTAAGGTCCGTTGACGGTCAAGGTGGTGCCCGGCGTGGTGCCGATGAGCGAGACAGTGCCGCTGTTGGCGAGCGAGGCCACGGTCTGGCTGAAGCCCGCGAGGTCCAGCGTGGCGCCGGCCGCCACGCTGTGCGCGGAACTCGCGCTGAAGGTGTTGGCCGCACCGGCGCGCAAGGTGCCCTGGGCCACGTTGGTGGCGCCGGTGTAGGTGTTGGCGCCGGTCAGCGTGAGCGTGCCGCTGCCCTGCTTGGTGATGAAGCCGCCGCCCGTGATGGCGCCGCTGAGCGTTTCGCTGAACGCGCCGGTGTCGATGACGGGGTCGTTGCTCCCGGTCAGCTCGATGGCGTTGGCGATGGTCAGTCCGTCGGCGCTGAAGCCGAGCGTGGTGCCGTCGTCCATCGCCAGCGTGCCGGTGCCCAGCGCCTGGCTGTGGCCCAGGTCGAGGCGGCCCTGCTTCAGCGCGGTGCCGCCGGTGTAAGTGTTGGCGCCGGACAGCGTCAGCGTGCCGGTGCCGACCTTCACCAGCGAGCCGCCGGTGCCGCCGTTCTCGCCGCCGTCCTCGACCGTACCGGCAAACTGCGAATCGCGTCCGCCTGCACCGAGCGAGACTGCATTCGCGCCCAGCAGCAGCCGTCCCTGGCCCGACAACGCCCCGATGCTCAGCGCACCCGTGTGGTAGGACGCATCGACGCGGCCATTGCCGTCGTTCACCAGGGTGGCGCTGTCTGCGCTGCTGCTGCCGATGAAATAGGTGACGCCGCCGGAGCGGTTCGTGATGGTGGCGGATCCGGCCGTGCTGCTGTCGTAGAAGCGTGCCTGCCCGCCGTTGTTGTCGATGACGGCGTTGCCCGCCGAGCCGTTCTGGATGAAGAAGGTGGCCGCGCCGCCGCCGTTGTTCACGATGTGTGCGTCGGCCGAGCTGGTCGTTTCGCGAAAGTACGTGAACCCGCTCTGGTTGTTGATGATTGTGGATGTGCCGCCGCTGCTCGTGCCGTAGAAATCCGTGCCGCTGGCATTGTTGTTGGTAATGAGCGATTGCCCCGCCGTGCTCGCGCCTCGGAAGGTCGTGAAGCCATTCTGGTTCGTGATGGCCAGTGCCTGCGCATCGACCCCGTCCAGGAACTCCAGCGCGGCATTGACCGTGACCGCGCCGCTGCCGAGCGCGCCGGTTGTCGCCGCCTGCAGGAGTCCCGCGCTCACCAGCGTGCCGCCGCTGTAGTTGTTGACGCCGCCGAGCACCAGCGTGCCGGCCCCGGTCTTTTGCAGGCTGCCGCTGCCGGAAAGCACGCCGTTGAGCGTCAGCGCCTGCGCAGAAACCACCTCGAAAGCCGCACCGCCCGATCCCAGCGTGACATTGCGCGTACCGGTGGTCGTTCCGGTGGCGCGCAAGGTGCCGCCGTCCAGCGTGAGCGTGCCGGCCGAGTTGCCGAGGGCGCCGTCGTCGGCAATCGCGAGCGTGCCGCCGAGCACGTTCCAGGGCGTCAGCTCGGTGGTGGTGCCGGTCAATGTCCAGGTGCTGGTGCCTGTCTTCTCGTAGCGGTCGAAGCCGCGGTAGGTGGCAGCGGCGAGCGACGTGGTGGCGCCGCCCAGTGCACCGGACAGGCGCAGCAGATTGCCAATGCCGTTCGCCACCAGCGTCCCGCTGACCACCGAGCCGCTCTGCAGTTCGATCGAGTTGTCGTTGCCGGTGATGCGCACCGCATCGCCGGGCGTGCTGCCGTCGCCGCCGGAGCCGCCGATCAGGGCGCCGGTGTTGACGATGGTGTTCGCGTTGCCGCGGATGCGCAGGCCTGCGCCTCCCACACCGTTGACCGCGCTGCTTCCGCCGGCACCGCCCGCACCTCCCACCAACGCGCCGGTATTGAGCACCGAGTTGCCGCTGGACTCCAGCGCCAGGCCGGCACCGCCTTCGCCGCCACCCCCGTGTAAGCCGGCAAAGGAGGTGCCGCCATCGCCGCCCCGCCCGCCGGTAGCGGTGCCGCTGTTCGTGACCGTGGCGCCCCCGCTCTGCAGCACCATGCCATCGCCGCCACCGCCGCCGCCGCCAGCCCATTGGCCCGGGCTCCCCGCCCCTCCTTGGCCGCCCGTCATCTGTCCCGCGTTGCTGACCGTGGCATTGGCCGCCACCGACTGCAGGCCCGCGCCGCCGCCGCCACCGCCGCCCGACAGGCGCCCGGCGCCCCCGTTGCCGCCATTGCCACCCAGGAGAATGGTGCCGGACGTTGCCGTGATCGCGGTGTCGCTGGTGTACACCGCGGCCCCACCTCCTCCGCCGCCACCGGCCCCGTAGACCGGATCGGGGTCGGCCACGCCGTCGGTTCCCGACGCTCCGCTGACCGAGCCGGTGACGCTGGTCGCGCCCACCGCGCCCCCCGTACCGCCAGCCCCGGCCGCTCCGTTGCCGCCGGCACCGCCGGTTCCTGCCGTCGGGGCCTGTCCATTGCTGGTGGGGTACATGCCGATATTGCCGCCCCCCGCCCCGCCGCCATTCCCCACGCCGCCGCGGCCGCCGGTGCCTCCTCCCACCATGGCCGCGCCGCCGCCGGCGGCCTGCGCCCAGGCGCTTCCCGGAAGGTTGGCCAGCGCCAGCAGGCAGGTCGCCGCCGCGACCGTCGAAGAAGCACTCCGCCCGTGCCGGCGTGAAAGCTCCGAAACGGCCACCCAGGTACCCAGCGCAGCGTTCCAGACGCTGCAATGAATTTTGTTCATGCCCTCGATCCTCGTGTTGATTGGTATTCGCTATGCGGAACCTGTGGCGAAGATCGCGTCAATGCCAAGCCCTAGGAGAGCCCCTCGACGGAAAAACGCCGAGGCTATTGAAACAATAGTTGACATATGAAGACACTTCTTCACAACTCCAGGCTTTATGCCAGAGTGCGTGTCTTCTTTCAACTGGGGGCGGCAAGGCGCAGGCGTGCGCCGCCGGCATCGTGGAGCCGGCGGCGCGACGGAGGAAAAGGGGACGCCGAGACCTATCGCTTGGCGTCGGGGTCGCGGCCTTCCTGGGCCTTGTCCTGCGGGGCCTTCGGGAGCTTGACCTTGGTCACGGTGACGGACACCGGGTCGCTCGCGGGAAAGGATTCCTCGACCCCGCTGTCCAGGGCCTCCTCGCTCGGCGCCTGTTCGGTCGGCTTGGCAGGTTCGGCGGGCGGTTTGCCGTGGTTCTTGGAGGTGGGAAAGGGAAAGGCTTTTTCCGAAGAAGTCATCTTGGGCTCCTCAGCCATCCAAGCGCTCAGGGCTTGGACGGCTCCTGGTTGGTCTTGGGCCGGAGGTCTTCCCGCAGCCCGAAGGCTGCGGAATCGTCGTGGCGCGAGGCTTGCGCGTCCTTGCGCTTGCGCGCCATGCCTTCGGCTGGCGCCGGTGCCGAGTCCGGCTCGCCGGCGGCCGAGGAACTGCCCGCGAACTTTTCGCCCGCGCCGATGTTGTCCACGCCGCCATCCGTGGTGGGCCGCGATCCGTCGCCTGAACCGAGGCTTCCGGGTGCTCTGGTCATGTGGATCGACTCCTCTCTGTTCGCCTTGGGGCGCCTTGGGAACACAAGCTGGTACGAACCCATTCTGGGAGGTACCCCGGTCCCGCACGTAGGACGAGGCCAGCGTCCCTTAGTCGGAAGCTTCCTCGCCCCGGCACCGCCGTTGCATTGTTGAATGTTGCTGAAGTGTTTCGTTAAAGGCGCAACACCTTGTCGGCGGCGCTCGAATGGATCAGCATCGAATGCCCACTATTCACATTTGTATGTGATAAATTCACATAAATAACATCGTGAAACATTGATGGCCAGCTGAATGAAAAAGCACTCGTTCCCGCGCAAACGCAATGGCTTCACATTGATCGAATTGATGATCACGGTGGCGGTCATTGCCATCCTGGCGTCCATCGCGTATCCCAGCTATCAGCAATACATCATCCGGTCCAAGCGCTCGGCGGCGCAGGCGCAGATGATGGACATCGCCAATCGCCAGCAGCAGTTCCTGCTGGCCAACCGCAGCTACGCCACCAAGGACGCCCTCACGACCAGCGGCTACACGCTGCCCGCGGAGGTTGCGGCCAACTACGGCTACACCATCACGCTGCAGGACGCCAGCACAGCGGTGCCCAGCTTTCTCCTGACCTTCAGTC from Variovorax sp. V93 includes the following:
- the nirD gene encoding nitrite reductase small subunit NirD, whose product is MSNNSNSNEWQVICRVEDIPVLGARRVARPVGVDVAVFRNAEDQVFALLDRCPHKGGPLSQGIVFGTSVACPLHNWAIGLQDGCAQSPDEGCTPRFAVKVAEGVVHLDSKELATHAVELERPVAGPANRARLSEDTAA
- the nirB gene encoding nitrite reductase large subunit NirB translates to MKKLKLVMVGNGMAGVRTLEELLKLAPDLYDITVFGAEPHPNYNRILLSPVLAGEQTVDEIVLNSWEWYAENHITLHAGKKVVEVDRVKRIVRAEDGTEAPYDRLLMCTGSNPFMLPVPGRDLKGVIAYRDIADTDYMIETAKTHKSAVVIGGGLLGLEAANGLMLRGMDVTVVHVMPWLMERQLDDVAGKLLQKSLEDRGLKFLIGAQTQELVGNDQGRVAAIRFKDGTEVPADLVVMAVGIRPNTELAEQMRLHCNRGIVVTDTMQTVTDARIYSVGECAAHRGIAYGLVAPLFEQAKVAANHLAQFGIGRYLGSLTSTKLKVTGIDLFSAGEFMGGEGTEEIVMSDPFGGVYKKLVIKDDKLVGACLYGDTVDGSWYFKLLRDGRSVHDIRDKLMFGESNIGDTGHEGHSKAASMPDDAEVCGCNGVTKGTICKAIKDKGLFTLDEVKKHTKASASCGSCTGLVEQILMFTAGGDYSATPKKKAVCGCTDANHQDVRDAIRREHYLTHDEVYRNLGWRTPNGCATCRPAINYYLISTWPKEARDDPQSRFINERSHANIQKDGTYSVIPRMWGGHTTPDELRRIADAADKYKIPTVKVTGGQRIDLLGVKKEDLEGVWKDIGMPSGFAYAKSLRTVKTCVGSEWCRFGTQDSTQMGKDLERALWAMYSPHKVKLAVSGCPRNCAEAGIKDVGVIGVDSGWELYVGGNGGIKTEVAQFLVKVKTAAEVMEYSGAFLQLYREEGWYLERTVHYIGRVGLDYVKKKILEDEAGRKALWERLQFALDGEPDPWFESSQAQVDVRQFTPVAVVHEATQAA
- the cobA gene encoding uroporphyrinogen-III C-methyltransferase, giving the protein MALGRCTLVGAGPGDPELLTLKALRAIQSATVLLVDDLVSDDIVAMAAPGARVIQVGKRGGCKSTPQSFIERLMIMAVREGEQVVRLKGGDPFIFGRGGEEVEHLAQAGIHVEVVNGITAGLAGLTSLGVPLTHRAHAQGVVFITGHAKPGSPGPDWRTLAATAHSARLTLVIYMGVSSAGSIQDELLSGLPPATPIVVVQNASLPLQRHAVGTLATLQRTIADNGLGSPSIIVVGDVLQGLAAATRAAQPALEKAA
- a CDS encoding dodecin, producing the protein MSNHVYKSLELTGSSPIGIEDAVQTAITKAHETVRNIQWFTVTETRGHVVDGKVAHWQVTVKIGFTLE
- a CDS encoding protein kinase, which codes for MRPGLAVSIGQHSDKGRKEANQDFHGAALPEAPGRSAKGVAVAIADGISSSDVSHVASESAVRSFLTDYYCTSDAWSVSRSAQRVLTAANAWLHAQTQNSSGRFDKDRGYVCTFSALVIKSTTAHVFHVGDTRVCRWHAEALEQLTEDHRVSVAGGHSYLSRALGVGPHVEIDYQALAIEKGDVFLLTSDGVHEHVDAAVIRAALEAHPGDLDAAARRIAEEAYRRGSPDNLTVQIVRVDALPDGDINELQAQRAALRLPPMLEARMQFDGYTIVRDLHRSSRSHIYLAVDDDTGRSVVLKTPSVDLQNDEAHLDRFLLEEWVARRIDSAHVLKPHVPERKRNYLYVAMEFVDGQTLAQWMIDNPRPSLESVRGIVEQLARGLQAFHRMEMLHQDLRPENIMIDRTGTVRIIDFGSAWVAGLGDSTLADPAQVLGTVQYTAPEYFVGDGGSPRSDLFSLAVIVYQMLTGRLPYGAQVARIRTRADQRNLQYRSALDAQRAIPAWIDEVLRKALHPNPLKRHEALSEFVEDLRQPPPDFLNRRGTPLLDKNPVVFWKCATLLLGMAVVVLLGVISLRS
- a CDS encoding formate/nitrite transporter family protein — translated: MAYLQPSEFVTKMVDAGESKIFMSTRDTLIRAFMAGAILALAAVFAVTINVQTGYSIIGAILFPVGFCILYLLGFDLLTGVFVLTPLALIDKRPGVTIGGVLRNWGLVFVGNFLGAFTVAVLMAIVFTFGFTSPPDKVGQVIATIGEARTLGYSAHGAAGMLTLFVRGMLCNWMVSTGVVGAMISTSVSGKVLAMWMPIMVFFFMVFEHSVVNMFLFPSALLMGGNFSIMDYIIWNEIPTVLGNLVGGLSFTGLTLYATHVRTAPKRVVR